The following proteins come from a genomic window of Candidatus Obscuribacter sp.:
- a CDS encoding class I SAM-dependent methyltransferase: MKVSYKALSVSIIALIASLYSADNCLYFAQAKEESLSKDCPLHIGKEGYHKSFAGADKWVKKFDDPARDKWQLPKEVIAALKIDKDDKIADIGAGTGYFSLRIARAYPDSTVYGADVEPDMITYLKQQAKKQHLSNHKAVMLPTDKPALPAKVNLVLVVDTYHHISHRISYFAALKKHLMPDARVAIIDFTAQSPEGPPPEHRLSKADLTEEMKEAGYGISEDVELLPYQYFLVFKPNK, encoded by the coding sequence ATGAAAGTTAGCTATAAAGCTCTATCGGTATCGATAATTGCTCTCATCGCATCTCTATACTCAGCAGATAATTGCTTGTACTTTGCCCAAGCAAAAGAAGAATCACTGAGTAAAGACTGTCCACTACATATCGGCAAAGAAGGCTATCACAAAAGCTTTGCCGGTGCCGATAAGTGGGTCAAAAAGTTTGACGATCCGGCCCGCGACAAATGGCAATTGCCAAAAGAAGTTATAGCTGCCCTCAAAATTGATAAAGACGACAAAATTGCTGATATTGGCGCCGGCACAGGGTACTTTTCGCTGCGCATCGCCAGGGCTTATCCCGACTCTACAGTCTACGGGGCCGATGTAGAGCCTGACATGATTACCTATCTCAAGCAGCAGGCAAAAAAGCAGCACTTGAGCAATCACAAAGCGGTCATGCTGCCAACCGACAAGCCAGCCCTACCAGCAAAAGTAAATCTGGTGCTGGTAGTCGACACCTATCACCATATCTCGCACCGCATCTCGTACTTTGCCGCCCTCAAAAAACATCTCATGCCAGATGCCAGAGTCGCAATCATAGACTTTACGGCACAATCGCCCGAGGGTCCGCCACCAGAGCATAGATTATCCAAAGCCGACTTGACCGAGGAGATGAAAGAAGCTGGCTACGGTATAAGCGAAGACGTGGAGCTTTTGCCCTATCAATACTTTTTGGTTTTTAAGCCAAACAAATAA
- a CDS encoding Y-family DNA polymerase yields the protein MSKDKLFALIDCNNFYVSCERIFNPSLEGKPVVVLSNNDGCVVSRSNEAKALGVKMGIPLFKIADLVKSQGVVTLSSNYALYGDISERIMSLLGKFSPHQEIYSIDECFLDFTGMPDPFELGCTIRQTIKKCIGVPVCVGIGPTKTLAKLGNFLAKQKGLADGVFNFDGLSAEDVDKLLARMAVEEVWGVGRKLTPRFDMLGIKTVKQLRDSDAELMQKQFSVVLKRTILELRGQSCLSLTEIAPSRKQIVSSRSFGTYVYKLQDLEQAVTSYMSKAALKLRTDGSIAAAVTVYIKTNRYAQSEDQYAQSATIPLDTPTDDTLVLVKAALKGLHQIYRSGFAYQKAGVVLLDLSDKGERQLSLFQSAESVNKSEKLMKLLDATNNTMGRGTLYIAAEGQNHSWKMKSEYLTPEYTTSWKGLAVVKAK from the coding sequence ATGAGCAAAGATAAGCTTTTTGCTTTGATTGACTGCAATAACTTTTATGTCTCTTGCGAGCGCATCTTTAATCCAAGTCTGGAAGGTAAGCCCGTGGTGGTCTTATCTAACAATGATGGTTGTGTTGTGTCGCGCTCTAATGAGGCTAAAGCACTCGGCGTAAAGATGGGTATCCCGCTATTTAAAATCGCTGATCTGGTCAAGTCTCAAGGCGTAGTCACACTCTCGTCCAATTACGCTTTGTATGGCGATATATCTGAGCGCATCATGAGTCTCTTGGGTAAATTTAGTCCTCATCAAGAAATTTACAGCATCGATGAATGCTTCCTCGATTTTACCGGCATGCCAGATCCCTTTGAGCTTGGCTGTACCATCAGGCAGACAATCAAAAAGTGCATTGGTGTGCCAGTCTGCGTCGGTATTGGTCCGACCAAGACTCTGGCTAAACTTGGCAATTTTTTGGCTAAACAAAAAGGCCTTGCCGATGGTGTTTTTAACTTTGATGGTCTGAGCGCAGAGGATGTAGACAAACTCCTTGCACGCATGGCAGTTGAAGAAGTCTGGGGGGTGGGACGTAAATTGACTCCGCGTTTTGATATGCTCGGTATCAAGACAGTCAAACAGCTCAGAGACAGCGATGCGGAGCTGATGCAAAAGCAGTTTAGCGTGGTGCTCAAGCGCACCATACTGGAGTTGCGTGGTCAGTCCTGTCTGAGTTTGACTGAGATAGCACCATCGCGTAAGCAGATAGTGTCATCGCGATCGTTTGGCACCTATGTATATAAACTCCAGGACCTGGAGCAAGCTGTGACTAGCTATATGTCCAAAGCCGCGCTCAAATTGCGCACTGATGGCTCGATAGCTGCTGCGGTCACTGTTTACATCAAGACCAATCGTTATGCTCAATCAGAAGACCAGTATGCACAAAGTGCCACCATACCACTGGACACTCCCACCGATGATACTCTTGTGCTGGTCAAAGCTGCACTAAAAGGTTTGCATCAGATCTATAGGTCTGGTTTTGCTTATCAAAAAGCTGGAGTGGTGCTGCTCGATTTGAGTGATAAAGGTGAGCGTCAGCTGTCACTATTTCAATCAGCAGAGTCAGTCAATAAGTCTGAAAAATTGATGAAATTGCTTGATGCCACTAATAACACTATGGGCCGCGGCACACTCTATATCGCGGCCGAAGGTCAAAATCACAGCTGGAAAATGAAGAGTGAATATTTGACGCCGGAGTACACTACAAGCTGGAAAGGTCTGGCTGTAGTGAAGGCTAAGTAG
- the umuD gene encoding translesion error-prone DNA polymerase V autoproteolytic subunit: MSEVPSLDFLNSRRSAGFPSPAADYLELKLDLNQLLVKHRESTFFMRVDGDSMIGAGIHSGDLIVVDRALPIQHKKIAVVVLDGELLLKRFIIDGTKVTLQSENPEYAAIELGSEANLEVWGVVTSVIHEL; encoded by the coding sequence ATGTCTGAAGTTCCTTCCCTGGATTTTTTGAATAGTCGGCGGTCAGCAGGTTTCCCTTCTCCTGCGGCTGATTATCTGGAGCTTAAGCTCGACCTTAACCAGCTTTTGGTCAAACACCGTGAGTCGACCTTTTTTATGCGAGTCGACGGGGACTCAATGATCGGTGCTGGTATTCACTCTGGTGATTTAATTGTGGTGGACAGGGCGCTGCCCATACAGCATAAAAAAATCGCTGTGGTAGTCCTCGATGGAGAGCTACTGCTAAAACGCTTTATTATCGATGGTACAAAAGTTACCCTACAATCCGAAAACCCCGAATACGCTGCTATTGAGCTTGGCTCAGAAGCCAATTTGGAAGTTTGGGGTGTGGTTACCAGCGTCATCCACGAGTTGTAG
- a CDS encoding DUF4239 domain-containing protein, which produces MNTIGHAFLLILGFVTIALIGQYAVNKMVKQEVLELHHSAGEAMMGVVGTLFSVLLGFMVASAMDKYHDAQMRGEQEASNVASLFRTARGFSDIDRPRIRQLCREYVDDVIQNEWPQMEKHVKINHGWVSYQKLWEATVSVVPENDRQSNLQQGAIASIQSLGENRRARILLASTSMPVALWWVVGFGAIITMALSYIFASQFPRVQGFMTTLVAPLWRSISGFCLLTAIPIAAS; this is translated from the coding sequence ATGAATACTATTGGTCACGCATTTTTATTGATTTTGGGTTTTGTAACTATTGCCTTAATTGGACAATACGCCGTCAACAAAATGGTCAAACAAGAAGTGCTCGAACTGCACCATAGCGCTGGCGAAGCCATGATGGGTGTAGTCGGCACTCTCTTTTCGGTTTTGCTGGGATTTATGGTGGCATCTGCCATGGACAAATATCATGATGCGCAGATGCGTGGAGAGCAAGAAGCAAGCAACGTCGCAAGTTTATTCAGGACGGCGCGTGGATTTTCGGATATTGATAGACCGCGGATAAGACAACTTTGTCGCGAGTATGTGGATGATGTTATTCAAAACGAATGGCCACAAATGGAAAAACACGTCAAAATAAATCATGGCTGGGTAAGTTATCAAAAACTCTGGGAAGCCACAGTATCTGTCGTGCCAGAAAACGACAGACAGAGCAACCTGCAGCAAGGTGCTATTGCGTCAATACAAAGTCTTGGCGAAAACCGTCGCGCTCGCATTTTGCTCGCCTCCACATCTATGCCCGTTGCTCTGTGGTGGGTAGTAGGGTTTGGCGCCATTATCACGATGGCATTGAGCTATATTTTTGCATCACAATTTCCCCGGGTGCAAGGCTTTATGACTACACTAGTGGCACCGCTCTGGCGCTCAATATCTGGCTTCTGTCTGCTTACAGCGATCCCTATTGCGGCGAGCTAA
- a CDS encoding toprim domain-containing protein, translating to MPIKNVKHGPCPICGGKDRFRCDDKTGYGDWICNAHGAGDGFALVGQKLGLSSRDTLHLIAQTIGMTGGNVDKLPLPTNQQTRTACLPSDATKRRLNKIWSQTVPLSEVPAVIRYFAKRGLRLRDDIPDLRAHASLAYWQIVEAKPVHSADFPALVALIRSPEGKAHGLQLKYLSGDGDKAPVDDNRKIRSLFEGATTYGAIRLAEPVGALAITEGLETALAVSQNTTDLPVWSCLSAGGIERVVVPSTVKEVYIFANNDLNGRGQAAAAKAADRLTAGGVIVKVLIPPVSGADWLDILKESKDENQHLGNNG from the coding sequence ATGCCCATCAAGAATGTGAAGCACGGTCCTTGCCCCATCTGTGGTGGTAAAGACAGGTTTCGATGTGATGACAAAACCGGGTATGGTGACTGGATTTGCAATGCCCATGGTGCCGGTGATGGCTTTGCTCTCGTAGGGCAAAAATTAGGTCTTTCGTCTCGCGACACCTTGCACCTGATTGCTCAAACAATTGGTATGACTGGCGGCAATGTGGATAAGTTGCCCTTACCGACAAATCAGCAGACCAGGACTGCATGCCTTCCGAGCGACGCTACTAAACGGAGATTAAATAAGATATGGAGCCAAACAGTGCCACTATCCGAAGTGCCAGCGGTTATCCGCTATTTTGCCAAACGCGGCTTACGCCTGCGTGATGACATACCGGACCTACGCGCTCATGCATCTCTGGCATACTGGCAAATAGTGGAAGCTAAACCCGTCCATAGTGCTGATTTCCCTGCCCTGGTGGCACTGATCAGGTCGCCAGAAGGTAAAGCACATGGGCTCCAACTCAAATACCTGTCTGGCGATGGCGATAAAGCGCCTGTTGATGACAACCGTAAGATTAGGAGCTTATTTGAGGGCGCCACTACTTATGGTGCAATCCGCTTGGCTGAGCCGGTTGGAGCGCTAGCTATAACCGAAGGATTGGAGACAGCTCTAGCAGTCTCTCAGAACACAACGGATTTACCGGTATGGTCCTGTCTAAGTGCTGGTGGCATCGAGCGTGTAGTCGTGCCGTCAACTGTGAAAGAGGTCTATATCTTTGCAAACAACGATTTAAACGGACGGGGGCAAGCCGCGGCAGCTAAAGCTGCTGATCGACTGACAGCGGGCGGCGTCATCGTCAAAGTGTTGATACCACCTGTATCCGGGGCTGATTGGTTGGACATTCTCAAGGAGTCTAAAGATGAAAACCAACATCTCGGAAATAATGGCTAA
- a CDS encoding tyrosine-type recombinase/integrase, with the protein MKLSLTIPAIKGIDAPGYYWDDKTPGFCLKVTSNRGKLRKMFILQRKLAGETVTVSLGVFEQEVTLTEAREKALDTVALIRQGISPNHLKRQQAVAKAEEEAALKAKEAALQRDQEARSLTVRKALDDYVVGKGKKLASSTSKTYKYTVEKHLGDWLDMSLRDITSEMVSDRYKDVCNLSIGSANNAFRCLRAVCGRVVKLHKGQVISENPVRILSDLDEWQELKPRDKILPETMFKSLWSALDSLENQDFADYFRLLFLTGLRSEESFGLRWENIDFDKEYWTVTDTKNGRDHSLPMTRTVKEILLRRKQFTSSPWVFSGKKVEGNMGDSEHQQKIIRKAINYPDFNAHMLRKTFATKSAETVPTYMVKRFLNHHSKSDVTSHNYIKMELDSLREPLQKVEDKILSLCLLKKSERIKRVV; encoded by the coding sequence TTGAAGCTGAGTTTGACCATCCCCGCTATAAAAGGGATCGATGCCCCAGGTTACTACTGGGACGATAAAACCCCTGGCTTTTGCCTTAAGGTCACTAGTAATCGTGGCAAGCTCAGGAAGATGTTTATCCTCCAGCGTAAGCTTGCGGGCGAGACCGTCACAGTTTCGTTAGGAGTTTTCGAGCAAGAAGTAACCCTCACCGAAGCAAGAGAGAAGGCGCTAGACACAGTTGCACTTATTCGCCAAGGGATTAGCCCTAACCATTTAAAGCGTCAGCAGGCTGTAGCCAAAGCTGAGGAAGAAGCCGCCTTGAAAGCGAAAGAGGCGGCACTTCAAAGGGACCAGGAGGCTAGATCCCTTACCGTGAGGAAGGCACTCGATGACTATGTTGTCGGCAAAGGTAAAAAGCTAGCCAGTAGTACCTCTAAGACTTACAAATACACTGTGGAGAAGCATCTTGGTGACTGGCTAGATATGAGCCTCCGGGACATCACCAGTGAGATGGTCTCAGACCGCTACAAGGATGTTTGCAACTTGAGCATAGGGTCTGCTAACAATGCCTTTCGATGCTTAAGGGCTGTTTGTGGACGTGTAGTCAAATTGCACAAAGGTCAAGTGATTTCAGAAAATCCCGTGAGAATACTCTCCGACCTCGATGAGTGGCAGGAGTTAAAACCAAGAGACAAGATACTACCCGAGACAATGTTCAAATCACTATGGAGTGCTCTGGACTCCTTGGAAAACCAAGACTTTGCTGATTACTTTCGTTTGCTGTTTTTGACCGGCTTGAGGTCAGAAGAGTCTTTCGGTTTGCGATGGGAAAACATCGACTTTGATAAAGAGTATTGGACTGTCACCGATACCAAGAACGGACGGGATCACTCTCTGCCGATGACTCGCACGGTCAAGGAGATATTACTCAGACGTAAACAATTCACCAGTTCACCCTGGGTTTTTTCCGGTAAGAAAGTTGAGGGCAATATGGGTGACTCTGAGCACCAGCAGAAAATAATAAGAAAGGCTATTAATTACCCTGACTTCAACGCTCACATGCTCAGAAAGACATTTGCCACCAAATCAGCGGAAACCGTGCCAACTTATATGGTCAAGCGGTTTTTAAATCACCACAGTAAGAGTGATGTTACCTCTCACAACTACATAAAGATGGAGCTTGATTCACTACGTGAACCACTCCAGAAAGTTGAAGACAAAATCCTTAGCCTCTGCTTGTTGAAAAAATCTGAGCGTATTAAAAGAGTCGTTTAG
- a CDS encoding matrixin family metalloprotease, whose product MQTLRCALLAIVFTLLGQSFCQDTALAQNKAQPQSALTPMQLLQTSRYSQALPYFKQMSQAQPRDLSIQYYLGVAASGARDYDLAELAFSRVIVGSSINSPFVTTARQQLARLPHKYYPQCCLQNEKTHRWSPSAYPVRIFISDGRTIPGTAGGIMTMSEYKAAEVTVKTRYTSMPRSATYKSEYSQYVRDGLKAWDWAVAGKLLSYTFVTDPTKADIVVLFCETCKSGEAGFALYPWVYKQPEFVWMACAKYSEYDQSDVKYIVARTAAHEFGHCWGLQHSEVQGDLMLAKGWNNEQKQSQDLCSPSDKISLSALYTMPADINYIPVE is encoded by the coding sequence ATGCAAACTCTTCGCTGCGCCTTACTAGCAATTGTCTTTACACTTTTGGGTCAGTCCTTTTGTCAAGACACTGCGCTTGCCCAAAACAAGGCACAACCACAATCTGCACTCACTCCTATGCAGCTATTGCAGACTAGCCGCTATAGCCAAGCTTTGCCGTATTTTAAACAAATGTCCCAGGCACAGCCCCGTGATTTATCTATCCAGTATTATCTGGGCGTGGCTGCTAGTGGTGCCCGTGACTATGACCTGGCTGAGCTTGCCTTTAGCCGTGTCATAGTAGGCAGTTCTATTAATTCGCCATTTGTCACTACAGCCAGGCAGCAGCTTGCCAGGCTGCCGCATAAGTACTATCCGCAGTGCTGTCTACAAAACGAAAAGACTCATAGATGGTCGCCAAGCGCCTATCCCGTGCGGATTTTTATAAGTGACGGTCGTACGATCCCAGGCACTGCCGGTGGCATCATGACGATGAGCGAGTACAAGGCAGCTGAGGTCACAGTCAAAACTCGCTACACTAGTATGCCGAGGTCTGCTACCTACAAATCTGAGTACAGTCAGTATGTGCGTGACGGATTAAAAGCTTGGGACTGGGCGGTTGCAGGCAAGCTATTGTCTTACACCTTCGTCACAGATCCGACTAAGGCTGATATCGTCGTCCTCTTTTGTGAGACTTGCAAAAGTGGCGAAGCTGGATTTGCTCTGTATCCCTGGGTTTATAAACAGCCAGAGTTTGTATGGATGGCATGCGCTAAATATTCGGAATATGATCAGAGTGATGTTAAATATATTGTGGCCCGCACTGCAGCCCATGAATTTGGACATTGCTGGGGCCTGCAACACAGCGAAGTGCAGGGCGACTTGATGCTCGCCAAAGGTTGGAACAATGAACAAAAGCAATCACAAGATCTTTGTTCACCTAGTGACAAAATTAGTTTGAGTGCACTGTATACGATGCCAGCCGACATCAACTATATTCCAGTGGAGTGA
- a CDS encoding DUF1963 domain-containing protein — protein sequence MGSELLDELKMTVEGCGLLDQWSTIEAAARPAIALEPIALDMNNNARAQSRLGGLPDVPAGFVWPVDEHGPLKFVAQINLQNLPRFDGCLLPDQGLLSFFYNEQVWGFDPKDRDGFKVYYFDGDAAALSPAAAPVSKGKSGIFGMFTKKEELQLYKMCPLSGRVLLTLPVDGLGPGYGDALYDNYCSLTENIGGHHRMFGYAEPVQNEMEYECELVTNGLYCGDASGYNDPRAAALKATSHHWRLLLQIDSDTDHSDMMWGDVGRLYFWIKEQDLKERRFDNCWMIMQCG from the coding sequence GTGGGCAGCGAATTGTTAGACGAGCTAAAGATGACTGTCGAGGGCTGTGGATTGCTCGACCAATGGTCGACGATTGAGGCTGCCGCTCGTCCGGCGATTGCTCTTGAGCCTATAGCTCTGGACATGAATAATAATGCTAGGGCGCAATCAAGATTGGGTGGCTTGCCCGACGTGCCAGCTGGATTTGTCTGGCCAGTTGATGAGCACGGACCGCTAAAGTTTGTGGCACAAATAAATCTGCAAAATCTACCTCGCTTTGATGGCTGTTTACTGCCTGATCAAGGGCTTTTGTCATTCTTTTACAACGAACAAGTCTGGGGTTTTGATCCAAAAGATCGTGATGGTTTTAAAGTCTATTACTTTGATGGAGATGCAGCAGCGCTCAGTCCTGCAGCAGCGCCAGTAAGTAAGGGTAAGTCCGGCATATTTGGTATGTTTACCAAAAAGGAAGAGCTGCAACTTTATAAGATGTGTCCGCTCTCAGGACGGGTACTTTTAACACTGCCGGTTGATGGTTTGGGACCGGGCTATGGTGATGCGTTATACGACAATTATTGCAGCCTTACAGAGAATATCGGTGGACATCATCGCATGTTTGGTTATGCCGAGCCGGTGCAAAATGAGATGGAGTATGAGTGTGAGCTTGTCACAAATGGGCTCTACTGTGGTGATGCCTCTGGGTATAACGATCCACGAGCTGCTGCACTAAAAGCAACAAGCCACCACTGGCGGTTGTTATTGCAAATCGATAGTGATACTGATCATTCGGATATGATGTGGGGCGATGTCGGTCGCCTGTACTTTTGGATCAAAGAGCAGGATCTAAAAGAGCGTCGATTTGATAATTGCTGGATGATAATGCAGTGTGGTTAA
- a CDS encoding DUF3987 domain-containing protein, whose protein sequence is MKTNISEIMANTAPFDADDYDHIFPDDPIAEPGSPSDIRADEVLPPVLANMARSLAISTQTPECLSIMMILSVVAIAVQDKVEIIQSRDYREPLNLWTMTVLPPGSRKSAVVKRLTDVLTKWEKDQLVKFGPRLADNNARRKSIIEQLKTVQAKMGKAKDRTTLEALEAEHRDLELALPAELKAPQLSSGDITTEALQGKLVDHNGAFGLISAEGGSIETIAGIYTNGACNPDVFLQAHAGESIRVDRKGREAHIDRATLTIGLAVQPEIVRGLGRKNKTKLIGTGFFARFLCTVPPSNIGTRSARHDKPVPSNFEAAYETSILHLLAAAGSNGTNDLKQLTLSDEAGEMWLNFWEFIERLQDAGGELEMIQDWSAKLPGAVLRVAGICHLAEYGLSDRHLIVNADTMRRAIALATALIEHRKCAVGIVGEDQCITDALYILEQLRKDPRKSIKRRELQRHSRFKNGYVERLERALSVLIERYVLSPGFVAQSKGAGQLFYINPRIYPEKAIREV, encoded by the coding sequence ATGAAAACCAACATCTCGGAAATAATGGCTAACACCGCCCCTTTTGATGCTGACGATTATGATCATATCTTTCCTGATGATCCAATCGCTGAGCCTGGTTCTCCGTCTGACATCCGCGCTGATGAAGTACTGCCACCGGTACTGGCAAATATGGCGCGAAGTTTAGCCATATCGACACAGACGCCAGAATGCTTATCAATCATGATGATCTTGTCAGTGGTTGCAATTGCGGTTCAGGACAAAGTTGAGATTATTCAGTCTCGAGATTACCGGGAGCCGCTGAACCTGTGGACCATGACAGTATTGCCGCCAGGTAGTCGTAAAAGTGCCGTGGTGAAGAGGCTAACTGATGTTTTGACCAAGTGGGAAAAGGATCAGCTAGTCAAATTTGGTCCGAGACTCGCAGACAATAACGCCAGGCGTAAGTCGATTATCGAGCAGTTGAAGACCGTACAGGCGAAGATGGGAAAAGCGAAGGATCGGACGACCTTAGAGGCACTTGAGGCTGAGCACAGAGATCTTGAATTGGCTCTCCCCGCTGAACTGAAGGCTCCGCAACTATCCAGTGGCGACATAACGACAGAGGCCCTGCAAGGAAAGCTAGTAGATCACAATGGAGCGTTTGGGCTGATATCTGCTGAAGGCGGAAGTATTGAAACCATCGCTGGCATTTATACCAATGGTGCCTGCAATCCAGATGTGTTTTTGCAGGCGCATGCCGGGGAATCGATTAGAGTCGATAGAAAGGGGCGAGAAGCTCATATTGATCGGGCCACTTTGACAATCGGCTTGGCGGTTCAGCCTGAAATCGTCAGGGGGCTCGGTCGCAAGAATAAGACCAAGCTTATAGGTACAGGTTTTTTCGCGCGGTTCCTCTGTACTGTACCGCCATCAAATATTGGTACAAGGAGTGCCCGGCATGATAAACCTGTGCCCTCAAATTTTGAGGCAGCCTATGAGACCTCGATATTGCATCTCTTGGCTGCGGCCGGTAGCAATGGCACGAACGACCTCAAGCAATTGACACTCTCTGATGAAGCGGGAGAGATGTGGCTGAACTTTTGGGAGTTTATCGAGCGACTCCAGGACGCGGGAGGTGAACTCGAGATGATTCAAGATTGGTCAGCTAAATTGCCTGGTGCAGTTTTGAGAGTGGCGGGTATTTGTCATCTTGCGGAGTATGGCCTCTCAGACCGGCACTTGATAGTCAACGCCGACACCATGCGCAGAGCTATCGCCTTAGCCACCGCTTTAATAGAGCATCGTAAATGCGCCGTGGGCATTGTTGGTGAGGATCAGTGCATCACTGATGCTCTCTATATCCTCGAGCAGCTACGCAAAGATCCTAGAAAATCGATTAAACGTCGAGAACTTCAGCGCCATTCCCGATTCAAGAATGGCTATGTTGAGCGCTTGGAGAGGGCGCTCTCTGTGCTGATCGAGCGTTATGTTTTATCTCCTGGATTTGTGGCTCAGTCCAAGGGTGCCGGGCAACTGTTTTATATAAATCCGAGAATTTACCCAGAGAAAGCAATTAGGGAGGTGTAG
- a CDS encoding 3'-5' exonuclease — translation MLDRNNAIDFAKFVLGSQDYVILDTETTGLRDIDEVIQLAIISNTGEVLLDTLINCQMASIPEGSTAIHGLTKAHLVDAPLFASVLESALPFLAGKTIVTYNADFDRRIIAQSCRINGITDLPALTYKCAMLAYGQYRGVWDERFDHYKWHRLDGGDHSALGDCLATLRLIRTIADSEYGALDFELTAEGYGDNLNL, via the coding sequence ATGCTGGACCGCAATAATGCCATAGACTTTGCTAAGTTTGTGCTCGGCTCTCAGGACTACGTCATACTCGATACTGAGACTACTGGTCTCAGAGATATCGACGAAGTCATACAACTAGCGATAATCTCCAATACTGGAGAAGTGTTGCTAGATACTCTGATTAACTGTCAAATGGCTTCTATTCCAGAGGGATCGACAGCGATACATGGGCTCACCAAAGCACACTTAGTCGATGCGCCACTTTTTGCCTCTGTACTCGAGTCGGCATTGCCATTTTTAGCTGGTAAGACGATAGTCACTTACAATGCCGATTTTGATCGTCGTATCATTGCTCAGTCTTGTCGCATCAACGGCATAACAGATCTACCTGCGCTCACTTACAAGTGTGCAATGTTGGCTTATGGTCAGTATCGTGGCGTTTGGGATGAGCGCTTTGACCACTATAAATGGCATCGTTTAGATGGCGGAGATCACTCAGCACTGGGTGATTGTCTGGCTACTCTGCGATTGATTCGTACAATCGCTGACTCCGAATACGGTGCTCTCGATTTTGAACTTACAGCCGAAGGTTATGGCGACAACCTCAATCTTTGA
- a CDS encoding C40 family peptidase, with translation MSVTDKPLAAFLLVPALAVSLSLLGWLLQSSSPAAAASAIDPASLTADFAERDSWPETTLPQSEWYSTKKLDGWGPHAVAFPPPAIPPGVNAVEWQRERILAVAKKYIGLPYKHHHIPAWNPPEGPGLDCSNFTSWVYNYGLGIKFNSDVHKQASGPDSPGRKLSDGEPFAKGDLLYILKNDRSEISHVVIYIDENTIIDSHDGSVQMRDFKGWYRSHLDHARRVIE, from the coding sequence ATGTCTGTGACTGACAAGCCTCTGGCGGCGTTTTTGTTAGTGCCTGCTCTGGCTGTCAGTCTGTCTCTTTTAGGTTGGTTATTACAATCATCCAGTCCGGCTGCGGCGGCTAGCGCTATCGATCCTGCCAGCTTGACCGCTGATTTTGCCGAGCGCGATAGCTGGCCTGAGACCACACTGCCTCAGTCGGAGTGGTACTCTACCAAAAAACTCGATGGCTGGGGACCGCACGCTGTGGCTTTTCCACCGCCGGCGATACCACCTGGTGTCAATGCCGTTGAGTGGCAGCGCGAGCGCATACTGGCGGTAGCCAAAAAGTACATCGGCTTACCCTATAAACACCATCACATACCAGCCTGGAATCCGCCTGAGGGACCAGGTCTCGATTGTTCTAACTTTACCTCTTGGGTCTATAACTATGGACTTGGTATCAAGTTTAATAGTGATGTACACAAGCAAGCCTCTGGTCCGGACTCGCCTGGTAGAAAGCTTAGCGATGGCGAGCCTTTTGCTAAGGGTGATTTGCTCTACATCCTTAAAAACGATAGGTCTGAGATATCCCACGTCGTGATTTATATCGACGAGAACACTATTATTGATTCACATGATGGTAGTGTGCAGATGCGTGACTTTAAGGGCTGGTATCGTAGCCACCTGGATCATGCCAGACGAGTAATTGAGTAG